In Populus trichocarpa isolate Nisqually-1 chromosome 12, P.trichocarpa_v4.1, whole genome shotgun sequence, a genomic segment contains:
- the LOC7454575 gene encoding UDP-arabinopyranose mutase 1 isoform X1 gives MAQPSSHVTAPLKDELDIVIPTIRNLDFLEQWRPFFQPYHLIIVQDGDPSKNILVPDGFDCELYNRNDVNRVLGPKSSCISFKDSACRCFGFLVSKKKYIFTIDDDCFVGKDPSGKEINALAQHIQNLLTPSTPFFFNTLYDPFREGVDFVRGYPFSLRGGVPTAISHGLWLNIPDYDAPTQLVKPLERNTSSHRYVDAVLTIPKGTLFPMCGMNLAFDRELIGPAMYFGLMGDGQPIGRYDDMWAGWCAKVICDHLSLGVKTGLPYIWHSKASNPFVNLKKEYKGIYWQEDIIPFFQSVVLPKDCTTVQQCYLELSKLVKEKLSPVDPYFNKLGDAMVTWIEAWDLLNSPAQEAAAPVDGVKKN, from the exons ATGGCTCAACCATCATCCCATGTAACAGCACCTCTGAAAGATGAGCTTGATATTGTTATCCCAACTATAAGAAACTTAGATTTCTTGGAGCAGTGGAGACCTTTCTTTCAGCCTTACCATCTTATTATTGTCCAGGATGGGGATCCTAGCAAGAACATCCTGGTCCCTGATGGCTTTGATTGTGAGCTTTATAACAGGAATGATGTAAATCGGGTGCTAGGTCCTAAATCTAGTTGTATCTCCTTCAAGGATTCTGCTTGTCGTTGCTTTGGTTTCTTGGTTTCCAAGAAGAAGTATATCTTCACCATCGATGATGATTGCTtt GTCGGTAAGGATCCAAGTGGGAAGGAGATCAATGCATTGGCTCAGCATATACAGAATTTGCTGACACCATCTACGCCATTTTTCTTCAACACTCTTTATGATCCGTTTAGAGAAGGTGTTGATTTTGTGAGAGGATACCCTTTTAGCCTGAGAGGAGGTGTGCCTACTGCTATCTCGCATGGACTTTGGCTAAACATTCCTGATTATGATGCCCCAACTCAGCTTGTCAAGCCTCTCGAACGTAACACCAG CTCACACAGGTATGTGGATGCTGTTTTGACAATCCCAAAAGGCACCCTGTTCCCAATGTGTGGAATGAACCTTGCTTTTGACAGGGAATTGATTGGCCCTGCAATGTACTTTGGTCTCATGGGTGACGGCCAACCCATTGGGAGATATGATGATATGTGGGCTGGCTGGTGTGCCAAG GTAATCTGTGATCATCTGAGTCTCGGGGTGAAGACAGGACTGCCATACATCTGGCATAGCAAGGCGAGCAATCCATTCGTGAATTTGAAGAAGGAATACAAGGGCATATACTGGCAGGAAGACATCATCCCATTCTTCCAATCTGTTGTCCTTCCAAAAGATTGCACGACCGTGCAGCAATGCTACCTTGAGCTTTCCAAATTGGTCAAGGAAAAGCTTAGCCCTGTTGATCCTTACTTCAATAAACTTGGTGATGCCATGGTTACTTGGATTGAAGCCTGGGACTTGCTCAACTCACCTGCACAAGAAGCTGCAGCTCCGGTCGATGGCGTTAAGAAAAACTGA
- the LOC7484855 gene encoding probable WRKY transcription factor 75 isoform X2 produces MQMEKYQIFLPVSDPSSPSGSPSSLNMANPLIYFHGENENGVRPESRTQHSDAKHSDPQTSRVSSNSEIKVKPGVRGGDNNEFRKHKYAFQTRSQVDILDDGYRWRKYGQKTVKNSKFPSYYRCTNNGCNVKKQVQRNSKDEEIVVTTYEGMHTHPIEKCTDNIEDILRQMQTYTPFEIMPGHFL; encoded by the exons ATGCAGATGGAGAAGTATCAGATCTTCCTCCCTGTCTCTGACCCATCGAGTCCTTCAGGTTCACCTTCATCACTAAACATGGCAAATCCTTTAATCTATTTTCATGGTGAAAATGAAAATGGGGTCAGGccagaaagtagaactcaacattcggATGCGAAACACAGTGATCCTCAGACTAGTAGAGTCTCTAGCAATTCTGAGATTAAGGTGAAACCAGGAGTGAGGGGAGGGGATAATAATGAGTTCAGAAAGCATAAATATGCATTTCAAACTAGAAGCCAGGTTGACATACTTGATGATGGGTATAGATGGAGGAAATACGGGCAAAAGACTGTTAAGAACAGTAAGTTCCCAAG TTACTACAGGTGTACAAATAATGGGTGCAATGTCAAGAAGCAAGTCCAACGCAATTCTAAAGATGAAGAGATTGTTGTGACCACCTATGAAGGGATGCATACTCATCCAATTGAGAAGTGCACTGACAACATTGAGGACATACTGAGACAGATGCAAACTTACACTCCTTTCGAAATTATGCCAGGgcattttctttaa
- the LOC7454576 gene encoding uncharacterized protein LOC7454576 produces the protein MKVKKKGKVHPPPPPSSKSPDKDPDTVLKLLPVTILALALSLPNQDREVLAYLIARSIFITTTTNPSSLVTQHPKNKCQTKTAPTTANKNGKYCGQEVPLFQCGCFDCYTRFWYRWDSSPNRDFIHQVIEAFDEHLVQNIECPKKHKRRKKKGKVLMMGHFESDNTPEKSVPEAECEVMVVQENLESGEIEVVSGEETVGCGELTGNLEMEVMTVHSSGNNNNHKGLARKVLPAIVGLLNSRLWSNLWSRGINREGLIFWGKSLIFIWHIDMVMEVKNNG, from the exons ATGAAGGTTAAGAAAAAAGGCAAAGTGCAcccacctccaccaccatcaTCCAAATCTCCAGATAAAGATCCCGACACAGTGTTAAAGCTACTGCCAGTGACTATTCTAGCTTTAGCCCTCTCTCTTCCTAACCAAGATCGTGAGGTTTTGGCTTACTTGATAGCAAGGTCCATTTTTATCACCACCACAACAAACCCATCTTCACTTGTCACTCAACATCCTAAAAACAAATGCCAAACCAAGACCGCCCCTACCACTGCCAACAAGAATGGCAAATATTGTGGCCAGGAGGTTCCTCTTTTTCAATGTGGGTGTTTTGATTGCTACACTAGGTTTTGGTATAGATGGGACTCATCTCCAAACAGAGATTTTATCCACCAAGTTATTGAAGCATTTGATGAGCATTTGGTGCAGAATATTGAGTGTCCAAAGAAACACAAGAGACGCAAGAAGAAAGGTAAGGTCTTGATGATGGGCCATTTTGAATCTGATAATACACCTGAGAAATCAGTGCCTGAAGCTGAATGTGAAGTGATGGTAGTGCAAGAAAATCTTGAAAGTGGAGAGATTGAGGTTGTGTCCGGAGAGGAGACAGTGGGGTGTGGGGAGCTGACTGGGAACCTGGAAATGGAGGTGATGACAGTACATTCTTCAGGGAACAATAATAACCACAAGGGCCTGGCTAGGAAGGTTTTACCGGCTATAGTGGGTTTACTGAACTCTCGTTTATGGAGTAATCTATGGAGTCGGGGCAT CAACAGGGAGGGGTTAATATTTTGGGGAAAGTCTTTGATTTTCATATGGCATATAGACATGGTGATGGAAGTGAAGAACAATGGATGA
- the LOC7454575 gene encoding UDP-arabinopyranose mutase 1 isoform X2 encodes MAQPSSHVTAPLKDELDIVIPTIRNLDFLEQWRPFFQPYHLIIVQDGDPSKNILVPDGFDCELYNRNDVNRVLGPKSSCISFKDSACRCFGFLVSKKKYIFTIDDDCFVGKDPSGKEINALAQHIQNLLTPSTPFFFNTLYDPFREGVDFVRGYPFSLRGGVPTAISHGLWLNIPDYDAPTQLVKPLERNTRYVDAVLTIPKGTLFPMCGMNLAFDRELIGPAMYFGLMGDGQPIGRYDDMWAGWCAKVICDHLSLGVKTGLPYIWHSKASNPFVNLKKEYKGIYWQEDIIPFFQSVVLPKDCTTVQQCYLELSKLVKEKLSPVDPYFNKLGDAMVTWIEAWDLLNSPAQEAAAPVDGVKKN; translated from the exons ATGGCTCAACCATCATCCCATGTAACAGCACCTCTGAAAGATGAGCTTGATATTGTTATCCCAACTATAAGAAACTTAGATTTCTTGGAGCAGTGGAGACCTTTCTTTCAGCCTTACCATCTTATTATTGTCCAGGATGGGGATCCTAGCAAGAACATCCTGGTCCCTGATGGCTTTGATTGTGAGCTTTATAACAGGAATGATGTAAATCGGGTGCTAGGTCCTAAATCTAGTTGTATCTCCTTCAAGGATTCTGCTTGTCGTTGCTTTGGTTTCTTGGTTTCCAAGAAGAAGTATATCTTCACCATCGATGATGATTGCTtt GTCGGTAAGGATCCAAGTGGGAAGGAGATCAATGCATTGGCTCAGCATATACAGAATTTGCTGACACCATCTACGCCATTTTTCTTCAACACTCTTTATGATCCGTTTAGAGAAGGTGTTGATTTTGTGAGAGGATACCCTTTTAGCCTGAGAGGAGGTGTGCCTACTGCTATCTCGCATGGACTTTGGCTAAACATTCCTGATTATGATGCCCCAACTCAGCTTGTCAAGCCTCTCGAACGTAACACCAG GTATGTGGATGCTGTTTTGACAATCCCAAAAGGCACCCTGTTCCCAATGTGTGGAATGAACCTTGCTTTTGACAGGGAATTGATTGGCCCTGCAATGTACTTTGGTCTCATGGGTGACGGCCAACCCATTGGGAGATATGATGATATGTGGGCTGGCTGGTGTGCCAAG GTAATCTGTGATCATCTGAGTCTCGGGGTGAAGACAGGACTGCCATACATCTGGCATAGCAAGGCGAGCAATCCATTCGTGAATTTGAAGAAGGAATACAAGGGCATATACTGGCAGGAAGACATCATCCCATTCTTCCAATCTGTTGTCCTTCCAAAAGATTGCACGACCGTGCAGCAATGCTACCTTGAGCTTTCCAAATTGGTCAAGGAAAAGCTTAGCCCTGTTGATCCTTACTTCAATAAACTTGGTGATGCCATGGTTACTTGGATTGAAGCCTGGGACTTGCTCAACTCACCTGCACAAGAAGCTGCAGCTCCGGTCGATGGCGTTAAGAAAAACTGA
- the LOC7484855 gene encoding probable WRKY transcription factor 75 isoform X1: protein MQMEKYQIFLPVSDPSSPSGSPSSLNMANPLIYFHGENENGVRPESRTQHSDAKHSDPQTSRVSSNSEIKVKPGVRGGDNNEFRKHKYAFQTRSQVDILDDGYRWRKYGQKTVKNSKFPRSYYRCTNNGCNVKKQVQRNSKDEEIVVTTYEGMHTHPIEKCTDNIEDILRQMQTYTPFEIMPGHFL from the exons ATGCAGATGGAGAAGTATCAGATCTTCCTCCCTGTCTCTGACCCATCGAGTCCTTCAGGTTCACCTTCATCACTAAACATGGCAAATCCTTTAATCTATTTTCATGGTGAAAATGAAAATGGGGTCAGGccagaaagtagaactcaacattcggATGCGAAACACAGTGATCCTCAGACTAGTAGAGTCTCTAGCAATTCTGAGATTAAGGTGAAACCAGGAGTGAGGGGAGGGGATAATAATGAGTTCAGAAAGCATAAATATGCATTTCAAACTAGAAGCCAGGTTGACATACTTGATGATGGGTATAGATGGAGGAAATACGGGCAAAAGACTGTTAAGAACAGTAAGTTCCCAAG AAGTTACTACAGGTGTACAAATAATGGGTGCAATGTCAAGAAGCAAGTCCAACGCAATTCTAAAGATGAAGAGATTGTTGTGACCACCTATGAAGGGATGCATACTCATCCAATTGAGAAGTGCACTGACAACATTGAGGACATACTGAGACAGATGCAAACTTACACTCCTTTCGAAATTATGCCAGGgcattttctttaa